The sequence AGACAAAACCTGTCCATTCTGTTACAATTGTGAAGCGTAAAAGCGTGCATACGGTCAGCTCCTTTAGGGCTGGTACTGCAGTGTTTGGGTTGAGCTGCCACAAACATCGAGGACCTGCGAATTTTACTTTCTTACCCCACAGGCTGTGACTGTCGGAGGCATCTGAAAGAAAACACCCGAGTAAAAGGACACAGGTAGATAGACAAAGTAACCAATCTTCCTATTGCACCAGATCTCAACTATCCCATAAAACGTGATTTGAAAAAGCcagtaaaataacaacaataaaataattcaagCCATAAAGACAAATTGTACTGCACATGTTTATGCACGTGAGGCAATGTGGTGCCTGTTAAAAAATTGTCAAGACTTTAAAAATGACGTGAAATCTTACCTGAACACAGTAGACACACTGCCATTAGAATACCACAGAAAGTGAGAGACGACTTCATGGCCTCAAACAAAAATACTAGAGTTCCAGTTCCAGTCAAGTGATCATCTGCTGAAAGGTTACAATAAGACTTGTGAATATGTGTTTACCTGGAAGAGTATACATAAACTTAATAACTCTTTCATGTCTGAATACATAACTCAGACTTACCATGGTTGATCCCTCTCAAATCGTCCGACCTGAAGCCACTTTGTGAGACATAAAGAAATCAAATCAGAAGAGGAGATAAGCTAACAGAGCCATGAGTCTGCAGCATGCGTCACTTTAGCGCTCCATAAGAAGACCTCCACACCCTCTCTGTTCACTTCCCAGAGTTACTCATTAATCACCCCCAGCAATAAACTTGACTGCTAAGCATGATAACGTTAAAAACCTGACTTCATGAAACTTCTGTCAGACTGAATTTCAGAAAAAATACCATGAACCCTTGAAAAGGCCTTTTTTTGTTCCCAGTGAAGCATTTTGTTTAGTGTAGGAGTTTGAGTGACACTGAGATTTATAATTGGTAACAATTTTCCCAACAGAGTTTAAAGTTTAACCAGAGAGTACAGGGGGTTGGGAAATACTGTCTATGGTTGTATAGTTGTTATGACATGAATGTATCATAAGATAGCATGTCTCAATGTATAGCAACCTTTATTTTAAGACCTTTCACATTGACCCTGTTTACATCTAAATCTAAAGTTGGATCTGGGTGATCAGACCACAGGAGAAAAGCCTTAACTCCAGATGTGAATGCTCATCAGTGTGTGCTGGGATCTATAGTAAGAAAGTAAGATCTGATCACGTGCCATGGTTGAGGCACGGTTTAAACGCTTGTTTAATTCCTATACATTCTTCTGATGTGATAACTATGTGCAGACAGTGATAAGAATTTTCATGTATAACATAACATCGTCTGCATATTGATTCAACAAGGGTCcgaatatttaaacatttttaatgtccaTTATTTGATGACTGAGACAGCCAGTTTGCGAATgcgtgtgtgtctttatgtaCTTGTGAGGACCATTGGAAAATGACCTTTCTTTTGAGGACATTTTGCTAAGTCCTCACAGATGATACTTGGACGAGCTCTTTTGGCACTAATGAATGTTATGGAATATGAAGTAACAACCGTCTATGTCCTGCTGATggtacattcattttttttttttaaacatttgagcTACACTGGAAATGGTAGTCCTCATAAGGCACttacaaaatgtgtgtgtgtgtgtgtgtgtgtgtgtgtgtgtgtgtgtgtgtgtgtgtgtgtgtgtgtgtgtgtgtgtgtgtgtgtgtgtgtgtgtgtgtgtgtgtgtggtgtgtgcgtgtgtgtgtgtgtgtgtgttgttatgcAAACACAATGTAATATTCTTGATCTCCTCTTGTGCTTTCCACTTATCTCCCAGTGATAACTGTTCAAACAAATGTAATTGGATTTTCAATCTGACATATGACATCCTTGTCTTTCATGTCCTCATCTGAAAGTGCAGACAGTCCATGGTACACCCTTCTTTAGCCATTACCTAACAACCAACCAATAAATGTCAAGTACTTCTATTATCTTATTCCCACCACACAGAACCAGAGTGGGGGCATTTTGGTCAGATTTATGGCTCCATACTACCACAGTGTGGTCAAACAATAAATTGCAACTGATGATGATTCAAAGAGTTAGTAGAATCGTACTGTATATGGTTTAAAACATGAGAGTCCTCAGCAAGCCCTTGGTTAATAAAGTAAGTAGTCTTAAAACATTAAGCAGAACTGTTTCCAGtatgttttcacacatgcacacacagtctCCTTGTTTGAGACAAATTCTGTAACAAGGGTCTCATTgatccatttttatttctttacccCCCTTCTCTGCCTCCTGACTGAGACTCCAGAGCCCAAAAAAACAAGTTCCCCAGGAGTAATATGAGAAGACCAGGTGTGACGTGAGGAGCCCAGGAGGGGGGACCTCTCACAGTCATTGGTTCACCGGTCGATGGGCTTGTTGGGAACCTCTCCTGCGTCACAAATGATGTGGTATGAGGGGGATTCCTGCTTTCCAACTACTTCCCCTTAGTTGAATGTGAAGGAGCTTATATGGAGGATAACCACACTTCCTACAACTAGCGCAAATAAATTATTAATCTATGAACACTTTACATTTGAAACCTGCCTTGTAAGGTTTTAATATTTTCcttctcatgtttttttaatcagctgTCTGACGTTCAATATTTCTTATGTGAGTAAACTTTTACAGACTAAGTGCTTCTGTGATTATAGTAAAGTAAAACTCTTTCATGGTTAATGGTTGACATCCTCCTCAGAGAAGAACCATGGACACTTTCCTAAAGGAGGCTTGTCTTTATGCTGCTCTGCTCACGGTAGGTCTAATTTAAGTGATGTCATGTACATTTCAGTGATAATTTAGCAGGGAGATTTTCAGGACGCAGTTTGCAAAAATGTGCCTATCATCggattatcttattttaaagttCTCTAAAATTGTGATTATTTGCTTGATTGTCCATAGGTAACTTGTGATTAATCCGACATTTttttgatgtcactgagactatatCCATCTTTCATACAGTCTGATAATTAAACATGATGAGTGATATAATACAAGTTCTTATAATTCATATTTAATGCCTTTTTTTCTAATACTCTGAATGTCTGTCTTCAAGTTGAATTGTTGCATTTTAATagtatatttaatttttaatttgaattgttgaaaatgtgttcCAGCACCGTTTATTTAACCATGTACTTCCTTAGGTTTGGTGTCTACTGGTGAAAACTGATCCCAGCTGTGACCTGACTGAGTTCTTACACCCTAATGGCACATGTGTTGCCTGCCCTGTATGTGGGCCTGGAGAACAGCTCTCAGAGGTATAACAGTATGTatcaacacaatttaaaatattttcctttGCGGTCATTGTCTCTTGGCTCCAAGTTTGTAAAGTGCATCCTCCTCAGGACTGTGGTTTTGGGGATGCTGGTAAAGGTGTTTGTATTCCATGTGAAGAGCGGAGGTTCAGTGCAGATACAGGTGTAGCTCCTTGCATTCGATGCACCCAGTGTAATCTGCTCAACCGCCCTCTGAAGTCAGCATGCTCATCCATCAGTGACGCCCAGTGTGGTCAGTGCCTCCCAGGGTGAGTCATGCCTACAATTTAACCAGACAACCATAAAAATGTGACCATAGTTTTATGGTATAATGCAGTTGTCTGTGCAGGTATTATGAACTCAGGAGCATGACGGGGGAAGCTGAGCTGCTATGTGTGCCTTGTAACAGTCATGACACAGCCCATAAAGAGTGTTTCCATCTAACAGCTCAAGGATCCAAAGATTTCAAAGAACCCAAGGAGCAGAGTGAGTAACCCTGTAGATTTTCATCACCAGTATGCCCCAGTCTTCCATTTAACTTGACTGACTGTCTTTTCAAAGGTGTTAAAGAAGAAACCTTTTCAGTGGTCTTGATTGGTTCAGCAACAGCTTCCGTTGTCTTTCTGGTTGCTCTGCTGCTTTGGGCTTTCCTTCTGACTGCAGAGAGATTCAGTGAGTTCCAATCATGACGTTTTTGCTCCTTTTCTTCCAGAATTCTCTTCTGATTGCTCAGTTAATTTGGATCATGTGCTTTTGTTGCTTGGTACAGAGCAGATTCCTGAGCTCTGTCCTGTGCCTGAAGCACTGTTGTCTGTAGGGGACCTTCAATACGAACCTTTGTGCAGGACTACAGAGACAGAAGCCAGACAATCAGAGGCCTCTTCAGAGGAGCTTCTTCCAGATAAAGATCCCCCCAGGTGCTTTGCGAATACTAAATTCTGTCTGATTACTCATTGAATTCACCTCAGCCACTCCCTGTGTAATTATGTACATTCATTTCATCTCTACCCAGAGGCCTTAACTCACTGAGCCATGAGAATGAGTTGCCCCCTACTTCTATTGTGATTAATGTCACCACCAATATTAAGCCATCCAGCAAGAAAGAGGAGAACGTCTCACAGCAGGGACAGCAAAGCCGCTGTGATACCAAGGAGGAGGTAAAGTGATGTAATGTATCATATTGTTAGATATACACCCTGATTTGAATGGCATTATCCCATAGATCAAACATACTATTAATTATAGGTTATTGGTCCAATATAAGTTTATGTGTTCAGTTTGTCAGCACAAAGATCAACAAAAACTTTGCATTTTATTCACAGATAAGTATTGAAAAGTCATACAAAACTCAGTCAACCACTGTAGAATCCAGCCGTGAAGTTAGTTTGGGTTTTACTTACAAAGGCTTTTGGGACTGTTACTGTCTCTCAAATACAAGGGAAAACTTGCACTTCTATTTGTTGTAAATACAGCATGAGGAAATTACTTTCAAAATATTTGACtgcattattttgttacagGCTTTACATTAATAGTATAAAAGCTACATGCTTACTCAAGAAGTGTAACAGTATACTCTGACCAGAGATGCTGAACAACAACCACAATTTTCTCATAGGGCTGATGTGACATCTTAAACCCTTAACCCTTAAACAGCAagacatttaaatcaaactcaatgtattaaaaacataaacattatcTATAAGCAAAACACTTCAGTTTTTAGCTAAAACAGACTGAATCAACACTAATGTCCCtaaaaacaaataatcaaacaaaactatcatgaaaaacatcatttgtttctatatagttatttttaacGACAGATAAGGTCAACAGCTCACTGCtgatacaattattattatttttaatttctatgatttttttgttttgttttatttatctggcttttatgcctttaattGGAGGGAGTAGGACAATAGAGCTGGAAACTAATAGAGAGAGTGGGGATTGACATGAAGGAAAGTGGCTTCAGGTTGAAATTAAACAGCCTGCTTGAGGGCTACTGCCTCCATGAGCGCGCAACCTAACCAGAAGGCCAAACCTTACCCCCATCTATAACACTTCATAATGCAAAAGATTAATCCATTTCACACTTATAAGAAAgcaggaggattttttttgtcacagaaCACTCAACACGTGTACTGTACAGGTCCAGAAAAAGAGAtgaggtactgctttgtcaacagggggcgccaaagctGCACATTATGAAAGTTCTTTGCAGTTATTGATAttcaaatgtatatttttagaATTGAATGAACTCCTActccacaaaataaaaaaaagactgaaaaactttaaaaaaaagaacttctgaaaacacagccaaaGGAGGTTACAAATACCCATTTGTATCATGTTATTTTGCTCATGTAGTCATAAAGAACGCTGAACACTTTTTATTCCTtactctgtcttctttttataaGAAATATCAGATGGAACAACAACTTCAGAAAATTTGGGAGGTGGCTCAAGGTATGCACTTTTTCTCTTCAGTTAGTAGTTTCTTATCTGAATAATACTATATCACTCCTCTATGAACTCCATGTTACACTTCTGTTCTGACTCTGTCCAGATCAGAGTATTGAGAAACTGGACTACAACTCAGTCCAGGACTTGTCCCTGCTGCTTGACCTTGCTGATAACAGGGACATGTTGAGGATACTTGGACTGTCTCTCGGTGTCCCTCCTCAGGTTATCGCTCACCTCAGAGACTTCCAGGACCTTTTTCAGTACCTGCGCACCTCCACGTACACACTGCTGCCCCAGCTGGCCCAGGCTGCTGCTCTCCTGCCTAATCCTCAGGTTGTTGCTAGGATACACAAAGCTGTGGTGAACAAGTGACCACTTAGACCTTAAGGATGTGTAACCATGGTACCAACTGTGGAACAGTGGATGGATCTAACTACATTTATTGTTGGGGTTCAAAGACATTCATCTCTCTGTAATTAATTGATTTTgagcaaattaaaataaaaacctgactGAAGAACTTAAAAAACCTCATTTGTACTTTATTTGTATGCTTGTTGATAATCaagtttatttattcacttgGTATTATTTTAATTGGTGTTGGATGGTTAATCACGATGACAAGTGTCAAGAAGTCACTGTTGCTGTATTTTGAGAGTTAAATAACACAGTGTCAACTGTACCCTGCATGTGGTGTTGCTTCCTGTTTACCATGTAAAATAGATGAGAGGCCCTCTGGCTAAAGCATGTGAGGCAGACCCAGACAGAGGATACAGTGTTCAGAGAAGGCGAAAGAACAGCAAGCCCTGAGAAAGTTTAATAGTCTCTCAGTGGGAGAAGTTTGCTTACAGACCTTTTACTTTGATCCTTAGCTGTGAAGACCCTTCTGCACATTCACTCaggtaaaatgtattttttatcatCATATTTCTGTAACACACTGTTAATATGGATAGGCCTaatgttttctgtgttgttcACGTAAGCTTTGTGAACCTTTAAGGCCTATTTACATCAGGCTATTTGCAAAGACATTCTAAACGTATTAAATGCTCTCCTGGTTTAGTTTAACCTTCTTATTTGATGGGAGGTCATTCCTGTTTAATTAACTGGCTCTGAGCCTTAATTGCAGCAGTATATCTGGTGGGTAAACTTTCAGTGTGTTACCAAGCAAGTCTGCAGTATAAACGCTAGAGGGCGCCATTGAATTCCAAAGCCAAATTGAATGTGTTTCCCATAGATCGTCGATTACATTGATGAACCACTTTTATTCACAAATAAGGACCCACTGTGCGGTTTGCACAGTTTTAGTGGGACTCCCGTAGACAGAATTAATCTCCAAAATTATGCAGCAACTAAGAGGCAACGTAGGTTTATTGGATGTGGTTCACATATTTACGCTATAGTTGAAGTTTATACAAATAGTCCAGTGACATTATCATGTGGCACTGTTTTTTTATATCACTTTTTTGCATTAATATAAGAGTGTTTGTAAAtaaagcattttattttatgccCATCATTATATTCTCTCAAAAATACTCAGCTCATTAGTGTCATTATCTTTCACAGGCTAAAAAGTAGCAAATACATGtttacagtggtggacagtaacagtaaatttacttgagtactgtatttaagattttttttttgagtatctgtactatacttgagtattatttttaggggaaacgtattacttttactccactacattcagaagacaattattttcatttttactccactacattcagaagacaattattttcatttttactccactacatttctatcaatgctctagttactcgcTACTCTTGCTTTGaagttcagctcatgaatttccttatcttttctgaaatctgatccctaagacagtgaaatgtgtttgtgtagttctgtttgtctcagtggtttagtcgtacctgtatatcatgcgtctccacagttgaacgtggagcaaacacagagcaaatttcactcagatcaggcagttcatttagaggtggtaatgatggctataattctccacctgagctcccatggccatatcttcaccCCGCGtaagaggtttttgaaatgaagaatgatacgtatcctttgaaatgttctccctgtttcccactctgcccaaaaatacaaaacttcactgtccaacctgagaaagatgttgagctacgtaacatttgtttcattccagatgaacatttccaactaagttgtctgtgcttggagtaacttagttgctgtttttattccatggtatagtttttagagatttcaagtaatggtttctagataaacagaatgtactcttatgtattcttgactgcactcatgctttgtgaaaatacaatgttttgagattttttaagaagtactttgaatacttgagaatttttaaaagcaagtactaccaatactttaactcaagtaataatctgacagagcaactttcacttgtattggagtaatatttgacatggagtatctatactttgacttaagtaatgaagctgtgtactttgtccaccactgcatgtatagcaataataatgaaatgtatttatttaagacTGGATTTAATTCATTTTGAAGGTGATcttatgtttgaaaaaaaacaactacaggTGTTGACCATATCAACTTCCCCTTGAAACTTGCAGCTTTGTGAATGCATCCCTCCCTCTTTGCGACATTGTTAATGGTTTCCCAGAAACGAATCAGAGTCAGACCTCTTTACATGTCACTCAATCTTTGATGTCCACGTCCCCGCGCGGTGTCCGAGTCCTGCCGGCTGCGATGCTTTGCGCGCGCCTGCTTTagaaaaaacagagaaggaaaaacTTCAGAGAAATGGCGGAGGGTGCTTCGACTCTCAAAGGCTTGCGAGCCCAAATGGGTAAGAAAATGACTGGCACTTGATATTATTGTTGCAGAAGTTGTGTCTCACGATTTTAAATATAACTTTGTAACGTTGTCTTGCTTAACCGGGTAACTTGAACGCCGGCCAGCTTTTCTAGCTAGTAACGTTAGCTCTGTGTCTGGTTATCTGCTGACAATGGATGCGGAAAAACCTGCAACTTTATCCCCCGTTAACGTTCTGAAACTGTACTGACACATTTAA is a genomic window of Notolabrus celidotus isolate fNotCel1 chromosome 8, fNotCel1.pri, whole genome shotgun sequence containing:
- the LOC117817699 gene encoding uncharacterized protein LOC117817699 — its product is MTGEAELLCVPCNSHDTAHKECFHLTAQGSKDFKEPKEQSVKEETFSVVLIGSATASVVFLVALLLWAFLLTAERFKQIPELCPVPEALLSVGDLQYEPLCRTTETEARQSEASSEELLPDKDPPRGLNSLSHENELPPTSIVINVTTNIKPSSKKEENVSQQGQQSRCDTKEEKYQMEQQLQKIWEVAQGYRSPQRLPGPFSVPAHLHVHTAAPAGPGCCSPA